In Pseudomonadota bacterium, a single window of DNA contains:
- a CDS encoding DUF1778 domain-containing protein: MLETTKDRISARVPKPVRETLEEAAALSGATLNQFVVQAALKEAHAVLERERIIRLSRRDSEVFFKALEKPPAPNARLKKAVAAYKRSPLHAED, from the coding sequence ATGCTAGAGACGACCAAAGACCGCATCAGTGCCCGAGTACCGAAGCCGGTGCGTGAGACCCTTGAGGAAGCCGCGGCCCTTTCCGGCGCGACGCTGAACCAGTTTGTGGTGCAGGCAGCCCTCAAGGAGGCGCACGCGGTGCTGGAACGGGAGCGGATCATCCGCCTGAGCCGCCGGGATTCGGAGGTGTTCTTCAAGGCTCTCGAAAAGCCTCCGGCTCCCAATGCACGGTTGAAGAAAGCCGTCGCCGCCTATAAGCGTTCGCCTTTGCATGCAGAGGATTGA